The proteins below are encoded in one region of Rhinolophus sinicus isolate RSC01 linkage group LG07, ASM3656204v1, whole genome shotgun sequence:
- the LG07H10orf71 gene encoding cardiac-enriched FHL2-interacting protein, giving the protein MQGNKKCTDGLSDSSSIGSVLDDADREVSSLTDRAFRSLCVSEDTSFNDADLSLSPDITRQVFGSFHQGTVSHTHRKSGLWSQLPSQGTEHAGWAATFQQLPKYVQGEEKYPKSSPPLTPAQGRLEVPISGLRSSSKPISKVSSLIKSFDRPESQHCDSRPPASKPPALKTPPKFAPLPDSGVNFCFDSAFLTVRRVPAEVSSTHQNSLQPGRKHGEQESPKSPEMVCQGSSGFLPTSANMANSLECKFSSPPHNPAVSEPERSKEWARKGTFLHSENSAFESWSTHQPRLPDRKDPAEAVLESKSPKQYEDAPLLREPRAPVECKVSPCQVRSSCGQEENRLAVGALSTSEPWRSRDPGVQVFPVEEKASSSQPDPQVKSIQPPWRKSKTRKGGTESVPDASEEKKQTDRQGPALYTKHNPQGQFPENDALDNGMDDNEHYNSPFNISKLLTPVIPTKHVLDSSDSQPSPQAQLNGYQEKEPSECPSQESYKSKAPSLLFNLKDVRKCVKSTYSPSPLLKGLDEKTRGKQEPVSNGIVLSNGLEESPPNELSKERPADTPLTQVSTQKDPNSDPGATSTDNYITLSSPPAIATAPSCVNGEVADRNSYEKDVANGDSDLGPARSSWCPDSKERCPRKHLSLKLCSREPEVGRAVEQPKNPSLENGILRSISQETEPEREAGLQNPNFNQKFSPGPLSPEEEDVFYSDSQSDFMPGLKSKAKSSTSSSDQSFASFEDQQKTWSIESQREDRKDDMRAGDSQKDEKENAIGKDELLHHASSSRHTCVEEHSKRGALHREGESVSGGRPRKASREEANVGGTWISGSKDVALSQAKDLTPSPSSTSNKHILFAIKDNTLRATPVIKPIMLPLLRTLSSENPLGSGHKEEELPRQHWGKDAGLCAPQSQEVPSIPTPTGMQGTHLEHVVHKGMEDHVWVPSVARTETNGNVSSPTLIGEGNGLKPPPDASWRAVANDGKSYSTDQGKLESPRRIPLIAFPESDLEDQPPPQQRKTSWEAETQDFRSHFLSTPRAGPPGRRLAPGEMENFPNTSSLGESNACPPATSSIWDDASQNPSELGLMPGSPSRASPWASPGPARVSRREDLTHAFSWEASSDPQFEPSADLRTLSPRGSLVDVAPSSASFPEKPEPPAHLERAATKPPAVPPKTEKALRRAKKLASKRKKPDQTQEMHGEPREEKPCLEDSEHRPLSPQEGPRPRFPLVRSLPAPVHRHSVSTFSEPVRRQPGGPQSFVPLPPYRATQKVLQDPQSGEYFIFDLPLQVKIKTFYDPETGKYVKVSIPFSEGASPEPPLPDMLAAPYMLYPSIRPLPTTTLMPLRCSSQLSAPTFLRQGPGTTEAIGPGPQSSRAADLQPAPGPHGVPNQHSTDQRSDGCPRSPGEEGGGTPSLGIISTSDLEDFATEGVS; this is encoded by the coding sequence ATGCAGGGGAATAAGAAATGCACGGACGGGCTCAGCGACTCCTCGAGCATCGGCAGTGTGCTGGATGACGCCGACCGGGAGGTGAGCAGCCTCACGGACAGGGCATTCCGGAGTCTGTGTGTCTCAGAAGACACGTCCTTCAACGATGCCgacctgtccctgtccccagatATCACCCGCCAGGTGTTTGGGAGTTTTCACCAGGGAACGGTGAGCCACACCCACAGGAAAAGCGGCCTTTGGAGCCAGTTACCGTCACAAGGCACAGAACATGCAGGCTGGGCCGCCACTTTCCAACAGCTACCGAAGTACGTTCAAGGAGAGGAAAAGTATCCCAAAAGCAGCCCCCCACTGACACCAGCCCAGGGGAGACTGGAGGTGCCAATTTCTGGCCTGAGGAGCAGCAGCAAGCCTATTTCCAAAGTGTCCTCCCTCATTAAATCTTTCGACAGGCCCGAGAGCCAACATTGTGATAGCAGGCCTCCTGCCAGCAAGCCTCCGGCTCTCAAAACGCCCCCCAAATTTGCTCCTCTCCCAGACAGTGGTGTCAACTTCTGCTTCGATTCTGCCTTTTTGACTGTCAGGAGAGTGCCCGCCGAAGTCTCCAGCACCCATCAGAATAGCCTCCAGCCTGGCAGGAAGCATGGTGAGCAGGAGTCCCCCAAGAGTCCCGAAATGGTGTGTCAAGGCTCCAGCGGCTTCCTCCCAACATCTGCAAACATGGCCAACTCATTGGAGTGTAagttctcctccccaccccacaacccAGCTGTGAGTGAACCTGAGAGAAGCAAGGAGTGGGCTCGCAAAGGCACTTTCCTTCATAGTGAAAACAGTGCTTTTGAATCGTGGAGCACCCACCAACCACGGCTGCCCGACAGGAAGGACCCTGCTGAAGCTGTACTTGAAAGCAAATCTCCCAAACAGTATGAGGACGCACCCTTGTTAAGAGAGCCCAGGGCCCCTGTTGAATGCAAAGTCTCTCCCTGCCAAGTCCGGTCCAGCTGCGGTCAAGAAGAGAACAGGCTGGCAGTAGGTGCTCTCTCCACATCAGAACCCTGGAGATCTAGGGACCCAGGAGTCCAAGTATTCCCTGTGGAGGAAAAAGCTTCCAGCTCACAGCCTGACCCTCAGGTGAAGTCGATCCAGCCCCCGTGGAGGAAATCAAAGACTCGCAAAGGAGGGACAGAAAGTGTACCAGATGCTTCGGAAGAGAAGAAACAGACCGACAGGCAAGGCCCAGCCTTGTATACAAAGCACAATCCTCAGGGGCAGTTTCCAGAAAATGATGCTCTTGACAATGGCATGGATGACAATGAGCATTATAATTCTCCTTTTAACATCAGTAAGCTTCTGACCCCCGTCATACCCACCAAGCATGTCCTGGATTCATCTGACAGCCAGCCATCACCCCAGGCACAGCTGAATGGATACCAAGAGAAGGAGCCCAGTGAGTGTCCGTCTCAAGAAAGCTACAAATCCAAAGCGCCCAGCCTGCTGTTCAACCTGAAGGATGTGCGGAAATGTGTTAAGAGCACATACAGTCCCTCACCTCTCTTGAAAGGCCTCGATGAGAAAACCAGAGGCAAGCAAGAACCCGTAAGCAATGGCATCGTCCTTTCCAACGGGCTTGAGGAAAGTCCCCCAAATGAGCTTTCTAAGGAGAGACCAGCAGACACTCCTCTGACACAGGTCAGTACCCAGAAAGACCCTAATTCTGATCCCGGTGCAACCTCTACAGACAACTATATAACGCTCAGCTCACCTCCAGCTATCGCCACAGCCCCCTCCTGTGTCAACGGGGAGGTTGCCGACAGGAACAGCTATGAGAAGGATGTTGCCAACGGAGATTCAGATTTGGGCCCTGCCAGGTCCAGTTGGTGTCCAGACTCCAAGGAACGCTGCCCCAGGAAGCACCTGTCCCTGAAGCTTTGCAGCAGAGAGCCTGAGGTGGGGAGGGCTGTGGAGCAACCAAAGAACCCCAGCTTAGAGAATGGGATTTTGAGATCCATCTCTCAAGAGACAGAACCTGAGAGAGAGGCAGGACTTCAGAATCCAAACTTCAACCAGAAATTCTCCCCAGGGCCCCTTTCTCCTGAGGAGGAAGATGTGTTTTATAGCGACAGCCAGTCTGATTTTATGCCAGGCCTCAAGAGTAAGGCCAAATCCAGCACCAGCTCTTCAGATCAGTCCTTTGCCTCATTTGAAGACCAGCAGAAGACATGGTCCATCGAGAGCCAGCGGGAAGACAGGAAGGACGACATGCGTGCAGGTGACAGTCAGAAAGATGAGAAGGAGAACGCGATAGGGAAAGACGAGCTGCTGCACCATGCCTCCAGTAGCAGGCACACGTGCGTGGAGGAGCACAGCAAGAGGGGAGCGTTGCACAGAGAAGGGGAAAGTGTATCTGGAGGGAGACCCAGGAAGGCATCGAGGGAGGAAGCTAATGTCGGAGGCACTTGGATCAGCGGAAGTAAGGACGTGGCTCTTTCACAGGCCAAAGACCTTACTCCCTCACCATCTTCCACTTCGAACAAGCACATACTGTTTGCAATTAAAGACAACACGCTCAGGGCCACCCCCGTGATAAAACCCATCATGCTGCCCCTCCTGAGGACCTTGTCCTCGGAGAACCCACTGGGCAGTGGCCACAAAGAGGAAGAACTGCCAAGGCAACACTGGGGCAAGGATGCTGGTCTTTGTGCCCCCCAGAGTCAAGAAGTGCCCAGCATCCCAACACCCACGGGCATGCAAGGTACACACTTAGAGCATGTGGTCCACAAGGGCATGGAGGACCACGTGTGGGTGCCCAGTGTGGCCAGGACGGAGACAAATGGGAATGTCTCATCTCCTACCCTCATAGGAGAGGGCAACGGGCTGAAGCCACCCCCAGATGCCTCATGGAGGGCTGTGGCGAACGATGGCAAGAGCTATTCCACAGACCAGGGGAAGCTGGAGTCTCCAAGGCGCATCCCCCTGATCGCTTTCCCTGAAAGCGACTTAGAAGACCAGCCACCCCCACAGCAGCGTAAAACCTCTTGGGAAGCGGAGACACAAGATTTCAGAAGTCACTTTTTGTCTACACCTAGAGCAGGGCCCCCAGGGAGAAGATTGGCCCCTGGTGAGATGGAAAATTTCCCCAACACCAGCTCTCTAGGGGAAAGTAATGCATGTCCCCCTGCCACCAGCAGCATTTGGGACGATGCTTCTCAGAACCCCAGTGAACTGGGCCTGATGCCAGGATCACCTTCCCGTGCCAGTCCCTGggccagccctggccctgccagGGTCTCCCGGAGGGAGGACCTGACACATGCCTTCTCATGGGAGGCCAGCTCCGATCCCCAATTTGAGCCATCAGCAGACCTCAGGACACTCTCTCCAAGAGGCTCATTGGTGGACGTGGCCCCCAGCTCAGCAAGCTTCCCTGAAAAACCGGAGCCCCCTGCTCACCTGGAGAGGGCGGCCACCAAGCCACCTGCAGTCCCGCCCAAAACAGAGAAGGCCCTGCGGAGGGCGAAGAAGCTGGCAAGCAAGAGGAAAAAGCCTGACCAGACACAGGAAATGCATGGCGAACCCCGTGAGGAAAAGCCCTGCCTGGAGGACTCAGAGCACCGGCCCCTGTCCCCCCAAGAGGGGCCCCGGCCCAGGTTCCCCCTGGTCCGTTCCCTGCCCGCTCCTGTGCACCGCCACTCAGTGTCCACCTTCTCAGAGCCAGTCAGGAGGCAGCCTGGGGGACCCCAGTCCTTCGTGCCCCTGCCCCCTTACAGGGCCACCCAGAAGGTCCTCCAAGACCCTCAATCTGGAGAGTACTTTATCTTCGACCTGCCACTCCAGGTGAAAATCAAGACCTTCTATGACCCGGAGACAGGCAAATACGTCAAGGTCTCCATCCCATTTTCTGAGGGGGCTTCCCCTGAGCCCCCGCTGCCAGACATGCTTGCTGCGCCCTACATGCTATACCCCAGCATCCGGCCCCTGCCCACGACCACCTTGATGCCACTGCGCTGCTCCTCTCAGCTCTCTGCCCCCACCTTCCTAAGGCAGGGCCCTGGCACCACCGAGGCAATTGGCCCTGGGCCCCAGAGCTCCCGTGCTGCTGACCTGCAGCCAGCCCCTGGGCCTCATGGTGTCCCCAACCAACACTCTACAGACCAGCGCTCCGATGGGTGCCCCCGGAGcccaggggaggaggggggaggcaCGCCCAGCCTGGGCATCATCTCCACCAGTGACCTGGAGGACTTCGCCACAGAAGGTGTTTCTTGA